The following proteins are co-located in the Dyadobacter chenwenxiniae genome:
- a CDS encoding DUF6250 domain-containing protein has protein sequence MSGYRFRWRVLLVVSLFCLEGYCQSKKPELLFSENFDDTLNLGLWRAEIEPVGESAVYTRDGQLILNTAGGVTVWFTQKLEGNIRIEYDWTVLVEGEENDRLSDLNQFWMATDPRNANLYTRSGKFEDYDSLSLYYVGFGGNSNTTTRFRKYHGNGEKPLLQEFKDKEHLLKPNHRYHIKIKVEDGRTTFSVDDNVIFDWNDKSPLRQGYFAFRSTASRHAIDHFRVWKSL, from the coding sequence ATGTCCGGATATAGGTTTAGGTGGAGGGTGCTTTTGGTTGTTTCACTTTTTTGTTTGGAGGGTTATTGCCAATCAAAGAAGCCCGAACTGCTGTTTTCTGAGAATTTTGACGACACGCTCAATCTGGGACTTTGGCGTGCTGAAATCGAACCTGTCGGCGAGTCGGCTGTCTATACGCGCGATGGGCAGCTGATCTTAAATACAGCTGGCGGTGTGACGGTCTGGTTTACTCAAAAACTCGAAGGGAACATCCGCATTGAATACGACTGGACGGTTCTGGTCGAAGGGGAGGAGAATGACAGGCTTTCGGACCTGAACCAGTTCTGGATGGCGACTGACCCGCGAAATGCAAACCTGTATACACGCAGCGGCAAGTTTGAAGATTACGACTCGCTGTCGCTTTATTATGTCGGTTTTGGGGGTAATAGCAATACCACCACGCGTTTTCGAAAGTATCATGGAAATGGAGAAAAGCCTCTTTTACAGGAATTTAAAGACAAAGAGCACCTGCTGAAACCCAATCACCGGTATCACATCAAGATCAAAGTCGAAGATGGGCGGACCACTTTCTCAGTCGATGACAATGTTATCTTTGACTGGAACGATAAATCTCCGCTGCGCCAGGGATATTTTGCGTTCCGATCCACAGCGTCCCGTCATGCGATCGATCATTTTCGCGTTTGGAAATCGCTTTAA
- a CDS encoding arylsulfatase, whose translation MLKKWSMLAAGLMIAASTFAQDTPNIIFILADDLGYADIGVNGQKLIKTPNIDALAKEGVTFTDFYAGAPVCSPSRSVLITGLHTGHTTIRGNSTIRGGIKGTKGKNPVSRANLAEDDFTVGQLMSKSGYHTALFGKWHLDGYDTLATPIHRGFDEFSGWLVSYGKTYAKGYWPEARYTNGKLVDIPGNQNGSKGYYTDDICTDESLAFLARQKNAAKPFLLMVNYNSPHSPFDAADSTIYQDKNWSADAKIYAAQVHHLDENIGKIKKYLTESGLSKNTIVFFCSDNGPRSEPSPDQTAVVEFFDSNGKLRGYKRDLYEGGIRVPMIAWAPGKLKPEAVIDEPAYFADMMPTFADIARSKISYQTDGASILPFLNGKKAAKPRFLYWEFFEKGFEQAVRYGKWKAVKAAGKFELYDLSNDVSETKDVTLENPAVVKRIEQYLKTSRTESPFWPVEGRRGTE comes from the coding sequence ATGCTAAAAAAATGGAGCATGCTGGCGGCCGGTCTGATGATCGCCGCCAGCACTTTTGCGCAAGACACGCCCAACATCATCTTCATCCTGGCCGACGATCTGGGCTATGCAGACATTGGCGTGAACGGACAAAAGCTGATCAAGACCCCTAATATAGATGCATTGGCCAAGGAAGGGGTCACATTCACAGATTTCTATGCCGGTGCGCCGGTTTGCTCACCTTCCAGAAGCGTGCTGATCACCGGATTACACACCGGCCACACGACCATTCGCGGGAATTCGACCATTCGTGGTGGGATTAAAGGAACGAAAGGGAAGAATCCTGTAAGTCGCGCAAACCTGGCCGAAGACGATTTCACCGTCGGGCAGCTGATGAGCAAGTCAGGTTACCACACGGCATTATTCGGGAAATGGCATCTCGACGGCTACGACACGCTGGCAACCCCGATTCACCGCGGCTTTGATGAGTTTTCGGGCTGGCTGGTAAGTTATGGTAAGACCTACGCAAAAGGTTACTGGCCCGAAGCGCGGTACACCAATGGAAAGCTGGTGGATATTCCCGGAAATCAGAACGGGAGCAAGGGTTATTATACCGACGATATCTGTACTGACGAAAGCCTTGCTTTTTTAGCAAGACAAAAGAATGCGGCAAAACCATTCCTGCTGATGGTCAATTACAACAGCCCGCATTCACCGTTTGACGCGGCCGATAGCACCATTTACCAAGACAAAAACTGGTCGGCGGACGCTAAAATCTACGCCGCCCAGGTGCATCACCTGGATGAGAACATTGGTAAAATCAAAAAATATCTGACTGAAAGCGGCCTGTCCAAAAACACCATCGTTTTCTTCTGTTCTGACAATGGTCCGCGCTCTGAACCTTCGCCTGACCAAACTGCTGTGGTCGAGTTTTTCGATTCGAATGGGAAGCTCAGAGGCTACAAACGTGACCTCTACGAAGGCGGCATCCGCGTACCGATGATCGCCTGGGCGCCAGGGAAGCTGAAACCGGAGGCCGTCATCGATGAGCCTGCTTATTTTGCCGATATGATGCCGACCTTTGCCGATATTGCCAGATCAAAAATCTCCTACCAAACCGATGGGGCGAGCATCTTGCCTTTCTTAAATGGCAAGAAAGCAGCCAAACCACGTTTTTTATATTGGGAATTCTTCGAAAAGGGTTTTGAGCAGGCCGTCCGATATGGCAAGTGGAAAGCGGTAAAGGCCGCTGGAAAGTTTGAGCTTTATGATTTGAGCAACGACGTCAGTGAGACTAAAGATGTGACTTTGGAAAATCCTGCCGTTGTAAAGCGAATTGAGCAGTATCTTAAAACGAGCCGGACCGAGTCGCCATTCTGGCCGGTTGAGGGCCGCCGTGGAACGGAATGA
- a CDS encoding RagB/SusD family nutrient uptake outer membrane protein, translating to MKKYILPILFLLPLSSCKEFLEEKMVSTITQDYFETEKGAEELVVASYNTLRWKYGFMEGPYLFETGTDLTEPTDNNWATISPAVWAPTGEAGSYANNLMGYYATQLLGGYPVINDCNKAIEIISIKKPGKFAADQTYADSRLSEVYFLRAYTYYMLVTQLGDVPMPLKSNNSMPAAFNFPKSTSEQIYRQLIADLRFAHDHLPVSQTERGRITKGATAHLLAKLYLQRAQAQDFGQYRNANGSVNPGDPNAHLGLLYKGKVSTDLDSSRIFATEVIEAYSASNGGQFGGLASDFWDLFKTARGDWSNESNSEIILQASYGNNLDNGRYGMRTTAAFTCDYTNAAWNLPSKTWAYGLRKGTGFLPTDWGYDVFTDKINDSRYEKSFQIEYVSASFDNNTLQDGPGLAYTDPNNKSLAWTAEEAAYFNTKILPGYKRSSWAARPAVAGQRKIGQGDLGLVFLENTKETAIDYLEAVSQPYVLYPRWVKRDGQYLYRKTGVDRLSSNTGLLLGRTLRPSSRKFVDPNRSTVDNHFGTRDVAIFRLAETYLIRAEVYGRQGNIGAAINDINVLRARAAYKTSEKRAEVLARIYPGSEALVKAEKVFPYEVATDTYSKIKVDASYWDGGSAKSKLESYPTEANTALKRFVHFIYNEYSREFNSEQILYEGIHHAGIQLERVLHHNQLASPKAGNWPVADNPVNGNGQNGNGKGVFSAKDTFKPFPQAYINMLTDEKGTALTGEALRTYQNPGYN from the coding sequence ATGAAAAAATACATCTTACCCATTTTGTTTTTGCTGCCGCTGAGCTCCTGCAAGGAATTTTTAGAGGAGAAAATGGTTTCAACCATCACGCAGGATTATTTTGAAACCGAAAAAGGAGCCGAAGAGCTGGTGGTGGCCTCCTACAACACATTACGCTGGAAATACGGGTTTATGGAAGGGCCCTACCTGTTCGAAACCGGGACGGATCTTACTGAACCGACCGACAATAACTGGGCAACAATCAGTCCTGCCGTGTGGGCACCAACGGGCGAGGCGGGCAGCTATGCCAACAATTTAATGGGCTACTACGCTACGCAGCTTTTAGGCGGCTACCCCGTCATCAACGATTGCAACAAGGCCATTGAGATTATTAGCATTAAGAAACCCGGCAAGTTTGCAGCGGATCAAACTTATGCCGATTCCCGGCTTTCGGAGGTCTATTTCTTGCGGGCATACACCTACTATATGCTGGTTACCCAGCTGGGCGATGTGCCGATGCCGCTGAAAAGCAACAATTCCATGCCTGCTGCCTTTAACTTTCCAAAGTCAACCTCCGAGCAGATTTACAGGCAGCTCATCGCCGACCTGCGTTTTGCGCACGATCACTTGCCAGTAAGCCAAACCGAACGCGGCCGTATTACCAAAGGTGCAACGGCACATTTGCTGGCGAAATTGTATTTACAGCGCGCTCAGGCGCAGGATTTCGGACAGTATCGCAATGCGAACGGATCAGTAAATCCCGGAGATCCGAATGCGCATTTGGGATTATTATACAAAGGAAAAGTGAGCACTGATCTGGACTCGTCCCGCATTTTTGCAACGGAAGTGATCGAGGCTTATTCGGCTTCCAATGGCGGGCAGTTTGGTGGGCTGGCTTCTGATTTTTGGGATTTGTTCAAAACCGCAAGAGGTGATTGGAGCAACGAATCCAATTCTGAAATTATCCTGCAGGCCTCCTACGGCAATAACCTGGACAATGGCCGCTATGGCATGCGGACTACTGCTGCGTTTACCTGCGATTACACCAATGCAGCCTGGAATCTGCCTTCCAAAACCTGGGCCTATGGGCTAAGGAAAGGAACCGGCTTTTTGCCGACAGACTGGGGCTATGACGTATTTACCGATAAGATCAATGATTCCCGTTACGAAAAAAGCTTTCAGATCGAATACGTGAGCGCCTCTTTTGATAATAACACATTACAGGATGGGCCGGGACTCGCTTACACGGATCCGAATAATAAATCGCTTGCATGGACAGCAGAGGAAGCAGCCTATTTCAACACAAAAATTTTGCCCGGTTACAAGCGTTCCTCCTGGGCCGCGCGCCCGGCCGTAGCGGGCCAGCGCAAGATAGGGCAGGGGGATCTGGGTTTGGTGTTTTTGGAAAATACCAAAGAAACTGCGATCGACTACCTGGAAGCTGTTTCGCAGCCTTATGTTTTGTATCCAAGATGGGTTAAAAGAGACGGGCAGTATCTCTACCGCAAAACGGGTGTCGACAGACTTTCGTCCAATACGGGTTTGCTGCTGGGCAGAACGCTGCGGCCATCTTCACGTAAATTTGTCGATCCCAACCGCAGCACCGTGGATAACCACTTTGGAACGCGTGATGTGGCCATTTTCCGTCTGGCTGAAACCTACCTGATCCGCGCGGAAGTGTATGGGCGTCAGGGAAATATAGGTGCTGCCATCAATGATATCAATGTATTGCGGGCGCGGGCTGCCTACAAAACGAGTGAAAAACGTGCCGAAGTTCTGGCCCGCATTTATCCGGGATCAGAGGCGTTGGTCAAAGCGGAAAAGGTGTTTCCTTATGAGGTTGCAACCGATACGTACAGCAAAATCAAAGTCGATGCTTCTTACTGGGATGGTGGTTCGGCCAAATCAAAGCTCGAAAGCTATCCAACAGAGGCCAATACAGCCTTGAAGCGCTTCGTGCATTTTATTTATAATGAATATTCCCGCGAATTCAACTCCGAGCAGATCCTTTACGAAGGAATTCACCACGCGGGCATTCAGCTCGAAAGGGTTTTGCACCACAATCAGCTGGCCTCTCCCAAAGCCGGAAATTGGCCGGTGGCGGATAATCCTGTTAATGGGAACGGGCAAAATGGAAACGGAAAAGGTGTTTTCAGCGCTAAAGACACATTCAAACCATTTCCGCAGGCCTATATTAATATGCTGACGGACGAAAAAGGCACTGCATTGACCGGTGAGGCTCTGCGGACTTACCAGAATCCTGGTTACAATTGA
- a CDS encoding SusC/RagA family TonB-linked outer membrane protein, protein MKKIVYPLSVLLCLAGGIETSHAKPTRNGPAIISQWTDRTLKGTVKDEKGEGLPGVSVVIQGTTRGSITDEKGAFHLEVPDEGATLVFSFVGYVQQQVKLGNESTLDIKLLSDTKSLEEFVVVGYGTQKKSDLTGAISSLSGAQIRERPIQNVVQAMQGKISGVDVTTNQRPGEVGRIRIRGNRSINASNEPLYVIDGIPLSASEVSAINPNDVASVEVLKDASATAIYGSRGANGVILINYKEGKKGQTSINYDVSYTATKIHSMTDYMNSGQLLNWQRQSHINGGTYTGKFGTAPDPDFDVQTFGGGEEYGINSIRTAYQWNPDGTVQLRAATPEEVATGYAAQVPVYDADNLFDQNWAKLISRTGRTQNHLLSLSSGTDKSKVYLSMGYLDQLGTLKDQDFKRYSLNLKGDITPRKWLTVGLALNGVYSLQNYGTSENSSNSGAKDSYGQALTLMPYARAFADNGQILNTNREGLSAHNVLLNVDNSTNEHKLASLLSNIYAEVRFTDWLKYNVKFGAQYSDKEYGSFFGPNYTNPFSAVGTAPLIGYNAHNKALGWTMENILFFNKQFGVHNLGITALQSMQQNTTNSINIRAQGITFPTSLWYNLAANATGIPMGYGTSYSRSALASYMGRINYGLLDRFLVTLTGRWDGASVLANGNKWAFFPSAALAWKLEEEAFIKQLSWVSQLKLRYSWGRTGNSSVAAYSTGGSIIGAGYVFNETQAAGYKSATMPNQDLRWEKTAQQNIGLDFALFKNRISGSLEVYKAQTSDLLMSRSIPPVLGYTSILSNIGKTQNQGIEITVSTVNVNQKDFTWRTDLNWSANREKILELTDGRVDDLANGWYIGQPISVFRDYQYDRLWQNTPEDLRLIELYKKIGNITALPGQVKIKDQPLVTNTESGGSTKTVTLASGEVVTYLDNGFGVINDNDKAILGSNRPSWTAGITNTLGYKDFELSFLIQARVNNLYYGALQTYGRRIENDTWSPTNTGAAYPQPTTATFTNYNSVRNYVDGSLVALRNISLTYNLATKIAERYKIGNAQVYAQVLNPFMWGGAAVKAGLNPEDITGWDTTAGAQSGGQTNNTILNRSLVLGLRITL, encoded by the coding sequence ATGAAGAAAATTGTCTATCCACTTAGTGTGCTGCTGTGCCTGGCGGGAGGCATCGAAACATCGCATGCAAAGCCGACCCGAAACGGACCTGCGATCATCTCCCAATGGACAGATCGTACATTAAAAGGAACCGTAAAAGATGAAAAAGGGGAGGGGCTTCCCGGCGTGAGCGTAGTGATCCAGGGTACTACTAGAGGCTCGATTACAGACGAAAAAGGAGCTTTTCATCTCGAAGTGCCCGATGAAGGAGCTACTTTGGTTTTTTCGTTCGTAGGCTATGTTCAGCAGCAAGTCAAGCTGGGGAATGAATCGACACTGGACATTAAGCTGCTCTCCGATACCAAATCGCTGGAAGAATTTGTCGTTGTAGGTTATGGTACCCAAAAGAAAAGCGATCTGACGGGTGCTATTTCCAGTCTTTCGGGGGCGCAGATCCGAGAGAGGCCAATCCAGAACGTGGTGCAGGCAATGCAGGGTAAAATTTCCGGCGTGGATGTTACAACCAACCAGCGTCCGGGAGAAGTGGGGAGAATCCGTATTCGTGGAAACAGGTCCATCAATGCGTCCAACGAGCCGCTTTATGTGATCGATGGGATCCCGCTTTCGGCCAGCGAGGTTAGTGCAATTAATCCCAATGATGTTGCCTCGGTAGAAGTTTTGAAAGATGCTTCTGCAACGGCGATTTACGGCTCACGCGGTGCTAACGGGGTGATTCTCATCAACTATAAGGAAGGTAAAAAAGGCCAGACATCGATCAATTACGATGTGAGCTACACAGCTACAAAGATACATTCGATGACCGACTATATGAATTCGGGACAGCTTCTGAACTGGCAGCGGCAGTCGCATATCAACGGCGGCACTTATACCGGAAAATTTGGTACAGCGCCTGATCCGGATTTTGACGTTCAGACATTTGGAGGCGGCGAGGAATATGGCATTAACAGCATTCGCACTGCCTATCAGTGGAACCCGGACGGAACCGTGCAGCTTCGCGCGGCCACGCCCGAGGAAGTAGCGACTGGCTATGCGGCCCAAGTGCCTGTTTACGATGCAGACAACCTTTTTGACCAAAATTGGGCAAAACTGATAAGCCGCACGGGCCGGACACAGAACCATTTGCTCTCGCTTTCGTCTGGCACCGATAAGTCCAAAGTGTATCTTTCCATGGGTTATCTGGATCAGCTGGGAACCCTGAAAGATCAGGATTTCAAAAGATATTCGCTGAATTTGAAAGGCGATATTACGCCCAGGAAATGGCTGACTGTCGGGCTGGCTTTGAATGGGGTTTACTCCTTGCAAAACTACGGGACCTCAGAAAATTCCTCAAACAGTGGTGCGAAAGATTCTTACGGACAGGCACTTACACTGATGCCGTATGCACGTGCATTTGCTGACAATGGCCAGATCCTGAATACAAACCGCGAGGGTCTTTCGGCGCATAATGTACTGCTGAATGTCGATAACTCGACTAACGAGCACAAGCTGGCTTCACTGCTTTCCAACATTTATGCCGAAGTCCGCTTTACCGACTGGCTCAAATACAATGTCAAATTCGGGGCTCAGTACAGTGATAAAGAATACGGATCTTTTTTTGGACCTAATTATACCAACCCTTTCAGCGCAGTCGGCACCGCGCCGCTAATCGGCTACAATGCGCATAACAAAGCGCTGGGCTGGACCATGGAAAATATCCTGTTTTTCAACAAGCAATTTGGGGTTCACAATTTGGGCATCACTGCCTTGCAATCCATGCAGCAGAATACGACTAATTCCATCAACATCCGCGCCCAAGGCATCACCTTCCCGACTTCCCTATGGTACAACCTGGCGGCCAATGCGACTGGCATTCCCATGGGCTACGGAACTTCGTACAGCCGCTCGGCGCTGGCTTCATACATGGGCCGGATCAATTATGGCTTGCTTGACCGTTTTCTGGTGACATTAACGGGCCGGTGGGACGGCGCATCGGTGCTGGCAAATGGCAACAAATGGGCGTTTTTTCCCTCGGCAGCACTGGCCTGGAAATTGGAAGAAGAGGCGTTTATCAAGCAGTTAAGCTGGGTGAGCCAGTTGAAACTGCGTTACAGCTGGGGCCGGACGGGTAACTCGTCGGTCGCTGCATATTCCACTGGTGGCTCAATCATCGGCGCGGGTTACGTCTTTAACGAAACGCAGGCCGCGGGTTATAAATCGGCTACAATGCCCAATCAGGATCTGCGCTGGGAAAAGACAGCCCAGCAGAACATTGGGTTAGACTTTGCATTATTTAAAAACCGCATTTCGGGTTCATTGGAAGTATATAAAGCGCAGACCAGCGATCTGCTCATGTCGCGTTCGATCCCGCCCGTGCTGGGTTATACCAGCATTTTAAGCAATATTGGAAAAACGCAAAATCAGGGGATCGAAATCACGGTTTCCACCGTGAATGTAAATCAAAAGGATTTCACCTGGCGCACAGATCTGAACTGGTCGGCAAACCGCGAAAAGATTCTTGAACTGACCGATGGCCGCGTGGATGACCTGGCAAATGGCTGGTATATCGGTCAGCCGATCTCTGTTTTCCGCGATTATCAATATGACCGGCTTTGGCAAAATACCCCTGAGGACCTGCGGCTGATCGAGCTCTACAAAAAAATCGGAAATATCACCGCATTGCCAGGCCAGGTTAAAATCAAAGACCAGCCGCTGGTCACCAACACGGAGTCGGGCGGAAGCACCAAGACAGTCACATTGGCCAGCGGAGAAGTGGTTACTTACCTGGACAATGGATTTGGCGTGATTAATGACAACGACAAGGCAATTTTAGGAAGCAACAGACCTTCGTGGACAGCCGGAATTACCAACACGCTGGGTTATAAGGATTTTGAGTTAAGCTTTTTGATCCAGGCCCGTGTGAACAACTTGTATTATGGCGCACTGCAAACTTATGGACGAAGAATTGAGAACGACACATGGAGCCCGACCAACACAGGTGCCGCTTACCCGCAGCCGACCACAGCGACATTTACCAATTACAACAGCGTTCGCAATTATGTAGACGGCTCGCTAGTGGCGTTGAGAAATATATCGCTTACTTATAATCTTGCCACAAAAATCGCCGAGCGCTACAAGATCGGCAATGCGCAGGTTTACGCGCAGGTACTCAACCCATTCATGTGGGGCGGGGCAGCCGTGAAGGCCGGACTCAACCCGGAGGACATTACCGGCTGGGATACCACCGCAGGCGCGCAATCGGGTGGACAAACCAATAATACGATTTTAAACAGAAGTCTGGTGCTGGGACTGAGGATCACCCTTTAA